AGAAAACAAGCGCCCGGGAATAATTCTTGAGAATGTAAAAAACGTCAGGATTGAGAATGTACGAATAGTTAGATGCAGTTATGGAATAAAGATTATTAACTCCGGGAACATCACGGTTGCCAATAGCACATTTGAGGGAAATCTGTACTGCTATTGGAAAAGCGAATTTGCTGGGGACGCTGATTGCAAAGGCGGAGCAATTTTTGCCGACTATTCAAGAAACCTGCGCATAATAAATAACTCCTTTGTCCCCCATTCCTACCTCTTTTCAAACATATATGGGGTGTATCTGGTAATGGTCGAGAACTCCACGATTTATGGCAATAGATTTGTGAGCTCCGTCAAGTGCTTTCCATCGGCAGCATTTGGTGGGTACTGTAAAGGAGCGGCTTGCGAATGAGACGTTTGAAGGATTTTTAGGCAACTACTGGGATTCTTACAGTGGATCCGATGAAGATGGTGACGGTGTTATAGAGCAACCTTTCAAAGTGGATAGGTATCCATTGGTCCTCCCCTCAGAAAACTACGAGATTCTGGGCTTAGTGAGGGAAGAATTAAACACTACCACAAGCCCAACACAGGTTTCTTCACCGTTGAATATTTCATCCCCTTCTGCTCCATCCCCACAAGAAGAAAATTTCAGGTATATAAGCCTCGTCTTAATAGTATTGGGGGTGGTTCTATTCATCCTCTGGAGAAGAAAGTGAGTACTTCCAGACAACTTCGGGAGGAAATGATCCCTCCCTGAATTTTTCTACGATTTCTCTCGCTTTTGAATATGCGAAGTCAAACGTTTCTTTGTCTATAAGCTCATAGAGAAGTGCCATCTCAAGCTCCTCCTCATCAAGGAGGAAGATTTCTCCATTGGGGAAAATGAAAATGTCCAAGAACAAATCCAGCATCTCCAAGGTGTTACCCTCTCGCTTGGTATAAGATAGGATATCAACGTATAAGCCCTTAAAATTGCCTTCCTTATCGTAAACTTTCAGTATATCATAGTTCTCGCCAATAAAGGCAAAATATATCATGGTGTATCCGTTCTCTATGACCTTGACACCGTTTACAAAAAGCGGAGTAAGCATTCCTTCAAACTTAGATTTCGCAACGATTATATCTCCTAAGTCCGCAATGAGCTCATCTTCTCTTTCGAGAATTCTGTTTGGAATGCGCTTGTATATGAGATGGATTTTCTTCATCCTTATCCCCCATATATCGGCTCATCCAGAAGCTTTAAGGCAGTTGCGGAACCGAGGATAAGATGAACCCAGCGAAGCCTCTCGCTTCCGAGCTTTAGGGCAGCTCTCACCCCAAGCATAGTGGAATGGGTATCGGGAGGAGCAGTTCTCCGTTGACTTTCCCTCCCTACTCGGAATCAGCGTGGACTTAGTCACGAAAAACGCTTCTATGAGCAGGAGAAACTTCTGGGAGCATATGAGGGGGATCTCATCTATGTCCAAGCGGGACCTATGTCTTTCCTCAGCGGTACTATCGATGCAGTTTGGCAGATTGGGGAGGATTTTAGATTTTAAACTATAAAGCCCAAAAGCCAGCGGCCAGTATGGGGGCTCAAAAGGCCGAGGATAATCAGAACGGGTTAACTCTCTATTCAATTTTTGGCAGAGTCTTGCTGTATTTTACAACATTAATAACCTTAGCATCCTTCCCGAGCAGTTCTATCAGAGACTCGGTCCTGGTTGTTATGACGACTATCTTTTCCATTCTCCTTAGCTGCTCTACTAACCAGGGGATTAAAATCTCGACGCTATAGTCGTCAAGACCCACGGTTGGATCATCAATAAGGAAAAGTTCGGCACTTTTGGCACTTAAAGTGGTAGCAAGCTGCAATCTCCTTTGCTGTCCTTGGGAGAGATGAGAGATTAACGTGCTGGGGTCAATTCCAAAACGTTTGAGTAGGTCAGAATAATCCTCAGAAAATACACCGTAGAGAGCGCTTATTACTTTCATGTATTCTATTGCTCTCAGGCTCTTTGGCAGATTCACCCGTTCATCCAAGAGAAAAATTTTATTTTTAACCCTGTGGATGGGCCGCCCATTTAGCTCCATTTTCCCGTCTAACGGCCTTAAAAGCGTGGCAAGCGTTTTTAAAAGCGTCGTTTTTCCCGTCCCATTTGGTCCATATAGTATTATCGCGTTCCCTCTTTCAACCCGGAAGCTTATGGGACCTATTATGGGGGTCTTACCATAACCAGCTACAAGGTTACTAACCTTTAGCATTTTACACCACCTCCAATGCATCCAGCAGAGTGGCGGCAGCGATACCCAGCCACAGGAATATGAAGATGGGGTTTTTGGAAATTGATGTGAAGATTAGTGCTATGAGAAGGGGAAGAAGTGCACTGAGGAGAATTGCAGAGTATGGTATCGGGGCGCTCGTTGAAATTGCTGCGCTGAATCCGCTGTTCTGAACTCTGATGTCGTGGTTCCTGAGCGGGATGTAATGACCAAGTTCATGAAAATAAATCATGAGAATAACCGAAATGGGAAGTTCAATGTTAAGAGGGTTTTTAAGTAAACACCCGAGACGATTTAGGTATGCTGCTACACCCAATATTACCATGCTCATCACCAGGGATATGCCAACTAAAGGTTTACCTATGGCCTTTGTAAATTCCCAAAACTTCATACCATCACCTCCTCGTTAACTTTAACTTGAGCCACAGTAAGTGGACAGGGAATGTCATGAGTAAAAGCATGGAGATGAGATACTCTTGATGTATATGTATACTGAGCCTTCCAATTATAAAGGCCAAAACCATGTAAACAAGTAAATAATTGCCCAAAGAGCTTCCCACATCTGGAGAGGGAGATACTGCAGATGTTACAAGAAGGGAAAGAGACACAACGAGGATAGCCCCCTCGAAGCTTCCAATCCCCATGCGTACCATCGGAATAAAGATAAACAAAATCATTAAGGTACCAAAAATGGCATTCAGTAGGCTTCTTATCGCAAAGTCTCTCCAAAACCTTCCTGCTAAAACCTGCAGACTCCATATATAATTGTCCAGATAGCTAACCGCAGAAAAGAAAATTGGTAACGTGAGTGATAAAATCATTGATAATGAGGTAAAAACTCCCCCAAACAAGAGCGTTTGGAAGTCTCCACTGGTGGAGACGGCAGAGAAATAAGTGGCTCCTCCTCCAATTGGAGATACCCAGAGTTTTGTGTTTTGAACTTTCAGTGCAATAAGGAGCATTCCGGCAACTGCAAGACTCAGAGACCACAAAAACAGGGGATTAACAATGGTGATGGGAGTTCTTTTAATCCAGGTAATGATCACCCTTCTGGCGGGAACCAACTTTAGCACGAATTTAACCAGTAGAGTTGTTAAAAACACCGTACTAACAATAAAGGAGAATCTGAGTGCTATCCCGAAACCCACTAAAAGAAACAATGGATTGTCAATGATGCCCAAGAATAGAAAAACAGAAAACAAGATATAGTACAAACTAATGTTTACTGAAGACCTATAAACAAAAAGAAGGAATGGTAAAAATGATAATAGACTTAAGATGCTGAGCTTCCACCCTGAGGCGGGCAATGTTTCAATACCCAGCATAACACGGGGATTGTACACGATAGAGTATACCCAGCCAATAATAACTGTCATGATCAGCATATTTGTCATCAAGATTTCCCTGGGTACCTCCGCCATTAGCGGAGACAAATCATTGAGGGTATACATTATTCCGACACTCATAAATAGGAATACAATGTAACTCAATCTTCTGAGGAGTATTTTGAACCATACAATAGACAAATAAAGGAAGGCCCTCATGTCGGTCACCTTATGGGAAAATAAGAAAAGCCAAGTCAATGTATACATCTGCACACGTATTTCACATAAAACAAGCCCGTGTGCCAAGTGCACGAATCCATGGCACCATGGCATGCAAGTCTCGGACACACTACTCCGCAGGCCGCTATTGAACCAAAGATCAGGACGATAATTGAAATTGCCAGTACCAAGACTATCACTTGGACTATCCTCAAACTACCTGACTTTTGAGAGGCCGGCACTCCGTATCTAATTATAATGGCAGAGATTGCATAGCTTAAAAGTATAAGCAACGGCGTTGCCTTGAAGGTTGTTGCTCCGTTTGAGGATGCTTTCTCAAGTAGCAGTGGTATGTTGATGCCCTTGGCAATAGACAGAATTGAAAGTGCCACCACGGATGTCTGGGCTATCAGGGTTCCCACCAATAGCGCTGCTGCACCAAGCAGTACCTTCTCTTTTGATAAATGGGGGTATCCCATCTATACCCCTCCAAAGAACTTTTCAATGTTTTATTACGAAATTACATTATATAAGTTTTTTCGACAAATATTTTTAAAATGCTATTACTATTAAAAATAAAAATCAGTCGAAAATCAGCTCCCTCAGCTTTCCTGGGAGTTCTTCGATCTTCACCCTTATCTGCTCTCTCGTGTCGCGGTCCCTGATGGTTACCGTTCCGTCTTCGGGCGTCTGGTTATCCACTGTTACACAGTAAGGCGTTCCTATCTCGTCGTACCTTGCGTATCTCCTTCCAATGGTGTCCTTCTCGTCATAGACCACTATGAAGCCCTCTTTTTGCAGGGTTCTGAAGATGTCGTAGGCTATGCTCGTTAGGGGTCCCTTGGCCACGAGGGGCAAAACGGCAACTTCTATCGGTGCCATGTCCTTCTTTATCTTGAGATAAACTCTTCCGTCTTCGTCTATAGCCAAGGAGTTCTCAAGGAGCAGGTAAAACGGTCTATCGATACCAAAGCTCGGCTCTAGGACGTGAGGCACTATCTTTTCACCGGTCACCTTTTCTTCGACTTCTTTGATGATGAAGTCGTCCTTTTCGAGTTCATAACCGTCAATGATAACCCTTCCAATCTGCTCAAGCCCTTCCACTATTTTCTTGAGCTCTTCCTGGCTCATCTTCTGTAGCTTCTGGTCAATCCTTTTTGCATCTCCCTTGAGTTTAGGCCCAACTTTTTTCATGTTGAGGGAAACCTTAAGCTTCTTAACTACCTTGGGCTCTTTGTAGTGGATCATTACGGTTAAATCCGCCCCGCTTTCTTTTATGTGTCTGCTCAAATCGTAGTCTCCCCTGTAGGCTATACCAACGCACTCTATCCACCCAAACCTCTCGCTGTGTATCTCTACATCCCATGTGTCGCTTGAGTAGTGAGCTCTCTCCTCCGGCAACTGCTGTCTGAACCTGATCTTATCTTCGGGAATGCCTATGTCAAGGAGAATCCTCTTCACCATTGCCATGTAGTAGGCAAAAAAGGTGTTCAGCACGTAGCCCTTCTTCACGGCCTCCTCAAGGGTAACCTCAATCATACCTAAATCTTTAAGCTGGTGCTCTATTGGATAAAGCCTGACGACCTCTTCCTTCACTTCATCAAAGTGCGGATGTTCAGTTTCATTGGGGTTGAAAAAGATCTCGACCTCTGCCTGAGTAAATTCCCTTAATCTAAGCATCCCCTGTCTTGGGGAAATCTCGTTTCTATAGGCTTTTCCTATCTGGAAAACTCCGAAAGGCAGCTGGTTTCTGGCAAAGTTGTTCAATCTCTTGAAGTTCACAAATATTCCCTGTGCTGTTTCGGGCCTCAGATAGCCCTTCTTATCCTTGTAAGGCCCGATATAAGTTTCAAACATCAAATTGAAGTACCACACATCGCTGAGCTCTCCGCCACATTCGGGACACTTTATGTCGTGCTCTCTTATGAGTTGCGTGAGATGCTCCGCACTGAGTCCTTCGGTATCTATGCCAAGGGCTTCTTCAACAAGGTGATCTGCCCTAAACCTTGAGCCACACTTTTTACACTCAGTTAATGGATCGACGAACTTCTCCACGTGTCCTGAGGCAATAAAAACCTCTTCCGGTGTGATATCAGGGGTTTCAATTTCAAAGAAGCCCTCCCTTATAAAGGCTTCTCTGATTTTCTTCTCGATTTTTCTTTTTATTGTAGCCCCCAAAGGACCGTAATCATAAAAACCTCTCGCTCCACCGTAGATTTCAAAACTACCCCACGCAAAGCCCCTTCTTCTCATCAGGTCTTGAAGAACTTCATACTTATCCATGAACACCACCTTAGTGCATGAAGGCAAATCACCTAAAAAAGTTTTGCTTCAGAGGTTTGGATTTTTGTTCAACAATTAAAACTTCCTCAAACGAAAATGGTGGACCGGGCGGGATTTGAACCCGCGGCCTACGGCTTGCGAAGCCGTCGCTCTCCCAAGCTGAGCTACCGGCCCATCCCGATTTTTATCTTTAGGGTCAACTTAAAAAGTTTTCCATTCATTAAAACTTCTCGAGCGTTATATCCTTTACTTTTTTCTTTTCTTCATCAAAATCTATTGTGGCATAGTGTCCCTTTGACAGAGGGCCTGGGTTTACAATTATGGTTTCCCCAATCTCGTCTATTCCAATTGCCTCGTGTATATGCCCGCATATGACCAGTGGAGGTTGCTTTTCCTCAATGAATTTTCTCAGCGACTTGCTCCCGGCATGTGTTCCCACGAAGGTTTTGTCAACTTTGGTGTTTTTAGGCGGAACGTGAGAAAGCACCATATCTCCACCTTGGTAATTTTTGGTTAAAATTTCCCAAATCTCCTCCTCGCTGAACTCCCATATCGTAGAGAAGGGCGTTATGTTTGAACCTCCTATTCCAATAATGCCGACACCATTAACCTCCACCCTCTTGTTGTGGAGGCTGATATGGAGTTCTTCAAGCAGTTCAAGAACATCCTTCCCATCACAGTTCCCCATAACTGCATAGAGGGGTTTTCCAAAGGTTATGAATTCCTTCAGAACATTATAAGCTGCTTCTCTTCCCCTGAAATGGGTTATATCGCCGGCTATTAGAATAAGGTCAGGCTCTTGTCCCTTGATGTGTTCTAAAAGCTCTTTAACCTTGTTTTCCCTCCCGTGAATGTCCGTTACCGCCATTATCCTCATCCCACCACCCTTCCAAAATAGATGAGGGAACTTAAATGTTTGGCGGTTAAATTTAAAACTTGAACTCCAATTCATAAATGTATGGCAGGATGGAAGGAAGTCTTAAAGAGGGAAGGGATTATTGAGGTAGGCGATTTTGTAATTGAAGTAAGCATAGATTCCGAATGCCCGTGCAGGGATGACACCCTTTACCCGGCAGTTTTGATATACGACCTCAAAAACGAGGAAATTTATTACCTTGATGAACCCTTTGAACCTGTAAGCAACTTTAAGGAAGCAGTTGAGCAGGTTTTTAAATGGTTTGAGAAGTATAAGACGGGAGAAAGGCCTATAATGAAGAGAAGCCCCAAGAAAGAGGCTCCAGAAGAAGTGGTGCGGAGATTTCTGGAGTCTATAAAATCACTTGAGTAGGACAAAAACTTTAAGCTCTCGTCAAGATTCCAACCTGAGGTGTGAGAGTTGGATCCAAGAAAGTCCGTTCTTAAGGAGTCATCAACTGAGGGACTCGAAGAAATCCCAGTCATCGGCCCATGGCTTGAGGACGTGAGCAGTTTGGAGGAGGTCATTGACTATTATGAGAGAATAGGCTTTCAAGCCACACATCTTGGAAAAGCCATTGAAATCTGGAGAAAAGTGGAGGAGAAGAGAAAAAACGGGGAGGAAGTTAGAGTTTTCCTCGGCTATACCTCCAACATAGTTTCTTCCGGTCTCAGGGAGATTATAGCTTATCTTGTGAAGCATAAGAAGGTCGATGTAATTGTAACCACCGCTGGAGGAGTTGAAGAGGACTTCATAAAAGCTCTGAAGCCCTTTATCCTCGGAGACTGGAGCGTAAACGACGCCGAGATGAGACAGAAGGGAATAAACAGAATTGGAAACATCTTTGTGCCCAACGACCGCTATATCGAGTTCGAGAAGTACATGATTCCCTTCTTTGAGATGCTCCTAGAGATTGAAAAGGAGAAAAAGGCGCCTTTGACCGCGAGTGAGGTTATCTACGAGCTCGGCAGATATATGGACGAAAAGCTGGGCAAAGAGAAGGAGAAAAGCATTCTATACTGGGCATACAAGAACGACATACCAATTTTCTGCCCTGCTTTAACGGATGGTTCCTTTGGGGATATGCTCTACTTCTTCAAGGAGGAGAGGGGCGACAAAGATCTGATAATTGATATCGCAAACGACATAGTTAAGCTCAACAACCTTGCCATTACGGCAAAAGAAACGGCATCAATAATCCTCGGTGGCTCATTCCCCAAGCATGCCATAATCAATGCAAACCTCTTTAGGGGCGGGACTGATTATGCAATTTACATCACAACTGCAATCCCGTGGGATGGATCTCTCAGCGGAGCTCCCCCAAGCGAAGGCGTGAGCTGGGGCAAGATAAAGGCAAAGGCTGATTACGTGGAGATATGGGCAGATGCCACGCTTGTCTTCCCAATACTTGTATGGATGGTCATGAAGGGCTAACTCCTTATGCCCATATCCCGAGTGAGCATTGCCGCGATGTCCATAGCTATTTCCACACATTATGAGAATATAGGAGAGCGCTTAGCAACTTCATCTTTTATCTCTTCATACTCCTCCCCCAGTCTTTCAAGCTTTGCCTTCTCATGGAATCTGTACTTTCTCCAGTGGCATGAGAACCATAAAGCAAAATGCCCATGCATTTGTTTCTGACTTTACGGAGTTCATAAATGGGCTGCATCCCTACCTCACCGTATCCTTTGCTGCAGAGGATTAAAAGAATTTCTGCTTGACTATAAGAGGATTAATAAAGCGTAATCCATACCTCCTCTCCCTCTTTATACCCTTCGCTGTCCTCCGGGATTTCGAGGTAAGCATTGCTCTCAACTATTGCGCTCATTATTCCGCTTCCCTTCTTCTTGATCGGCACGGCTTCGCCGTTTTCATAGTATACCTTCACAAACTCATGCCTTCCAAGGGAAGAGGGGACTTTTTCCTTGAGCTTTGCCTTAACTTTTAGCGGCTTGTAATCAGCTCCGACAAGCTTTGCAAGGGCGTATTTAACGTAAAGGTGGAACTGGGCAAAAACTGCAGCTGGATAGCCGCTCATTACAAAGGTTCCCTCTCCATAACCTATCGGCCTCCCCGGCTTGTTCGTACATCCATGGAAGAGCAGATTGACAAATCTGTGTGCGTAGTCCTTCTCTCCGAAGGCACTGCCCCCAGTTATTAGGACAAGGTCGCATTCTTTTTTTGCTTTCTCGATTGTTTTTCCAATCAGTTCTTCATCATCCGGAAGCACGCCATAAAAGACAGGCTCGCCAAAGTACTGCCTTACAAGGGCCTTCAGCATTGCGGAGTTGCTCTCCAAGATTTTTCCTTTGTTCAAGGCTTCTTCATCAAATTCTTCTATAAGCTCATCGCCTGTAACTATTATCCCGACTCTGGGCTTTCTTTTTACTTTGATAGTTTTAATTCCAAGGCCCTTGAGCAGTCCGAGGTCTTGTGCTCTTAAAATACGTCCCTTCTTCAGGACGACTTCTCCCTTTTTCACGTCTTCACCTTTGAAAGCAACGTTTTGTCCGGGCGCAACGGGTCTGAGGACGTAGATCTTGTTCCCTTCTCGCTTCACCTTTTCCTGCTCTATGACAGCATTGGCCCCCTTTGGCATTTTGTTGCCTGTCATTAACTTAACCGCTTTTCCATTTGTAACTTCCTTTTCGCTTTCCATCCCCGCTGTTATTTCATCGATAACCTCAAGCTCTACTGGAGCGTATTCCCTCGCTTGAAATGTATCTTCAGCCCTAACGGCGTATCCATCAACGGCGGAACGGTCAAAGGGAGGCAAATCTATTGGTGAAACAACGTCCTCAGCAAGCACTCTCCCAAGGGCCTCGTCAAGAGGAAGTTCCTCAGTTTCTTCAATTTCCTTTATGTCGTTCAGCATCATCTCAAGGGCTTTTCTGTATGGGGTGAGCTGTTTGAATTCTCTCATCTTATCACCTTCTAACTTTTAAGTTAAAAGTTAAAACTTCTAACTATTCCCTCGCATGCTTGAGTATGTGGTAGGCTTCTTTTTTGATAATTTCAAGCGCTGTTTTCACTGCGTTTAAGCTTCCAGGCAGG
The Thermococcus sp. 2319x1 DNA segment above includes these coding regions:
- a CDS encoding ATP-binding cassette domain-containing protein → MLKVSNLVAGYGKTPIIGPISFRVERGNAIILYGPNGTGKTTLLKTLATLLRPLDGKMELNGRPIHRVKNKIFLLDERVNLPKSLRAIEYMKVISALYGVFSEDYSDLLKRFGIDPSTLISHLSQGQQRRLQLATTLSAKSAELFLIDDPTVGLDDYSVEILIPWLVEQLRRMEKIVVITTRTESLIELLGKDAKVINVVKYSKTLPKIE
- a CDS encoding right-handed parallel beta-helix repeat-containing protein; this translates as MRALIISLVMLLFLPLASAAQLTFVGDESLKELPGSGTPDDPYLLGNLFINASNDTAILIKNTSAFLLIKNVSIVGENKRPGIILENVKNVRIENVRIVRCSYGIKIINSGNITVANSTFEGNLYCYWKSEFAGDADCKGGAIFADYSRNLRIINNSFVPHSYLFSNIYGVYLVMVENSTIYGNRFVSSVKCFPSAAFGGYCKGAACE
- a CDS encoding DUF402 domain-containing protein; the protein is MKKIHLIYKRIPNRILEREDELIADLGDIIVAKSKFEGMLTPLFVNGVKVIENGYTMIYFAFIGENYDILKVYDKEGNFKGLYVDILSYTKREGNTLEMLDLFLDIFIFPNGEIFLLDEEELEMALLYELIDKETFDFAYSKAREIVEKFREGSFPPEVVWKYSLSSPEDE
- the glyS gene encoding glycine--tRNA ligase; protein product: MFMDKYEVLQDLMRRRGFAWGSFEIYGGARGFYDYGPLGATIKRKIEKKIREAFIREGFFEIETPDITPEEVFIASGHVEKFVDPLTECKKCGSRFRADHLVEEALGIDTEGLSAEHLTQLIREHDIKCPECGGELSDVWYFNLMFETYIGPYKDKKGYLRPETAQGIFVNFKRLNNFARNQLPFGVFQIGKAYRNEISPRQGMLRLREFTQAEVEIFFNPNETEHPHFDEVKEEVVRLYPIEHQLKDLGMIEVTLEEAVKKGYVLNTFFAYYMAMVKRILLDIGIPEDKIRFRQQLPEERAHYSSDTWDVEIHSERFGWIECVGIAYRGDYDLSRHIKESGADLTVMIHYKEPKVVKKLKVSLNMKKVGPKLKGDAKRIDQKLQKMSQEELKKIVEGLEQIGRVIIDGYELEKDDFIIKEVEEKVTGEKIVPHVLEPSFGIDRPFYLLLENSLAIDEDGRVYLKIKKDMAPIEVAVLPLVAKGPLTSIAYDIFRTLQKEGFIVVYDEKDTIGRRYARYDEIGTPYCVTVDNQTPEDGTVTIRDRDTREQIRVKIEELPGKLRELIFD
- the glp gene encoding gephyrin-like molybdotransferase Glp; its protein translation is MREFKQLTPYRKALEMMLNDIKEIEETEELPLDEALGRVLAEDVVSPIDLPPFDRSAVDGYAVRAEDTFQAREYAPVELEVIDEITAGMESEKEVTNGKAVKLMTGNKMPKGANAVIEQEKVKREGNKIYVLRPVAPGQNVAFKGEDVKKGEVVLKKGRILRAQDLGLLKGLGIKTIKVKRKPRVGIIVTGDELIEEFDEEALNKGKILESNSAMLKALVRQYFGEPVFYGVLPDDEELIGKTIEKAKKECDLVLITGGSAFGEKDYAHRFVNLLFHGCTNKPGRPIGYGEGTFVMSGYPAAVFAQFHLYVKYALAKLVGADYKPLKVKAKLKEKVPSSLGRHEFVKVYYENGEAVPIKKKGSGIMSAIVESNAYLEIPEDSEGYKEGEEVWITLY
- a CDS encoding deoxyhypusine synthase, with the translated sequence MDPRKSVLKESSTEGLEEIPVIGPWLEDVSSLEEVIDYYERIGFQATHLGKAIEIWRKVEEKRKNGEEVRVFLGYTSNIVSSGLREIIAYLVKHKKVDVIVTTAGGVEEDFIKALKPFILGDWSVNDAEMRQKGINRIGNIFVPNDRYIEFEKYMIPFFEMLLEIEKEKKAPLTASEVIYELGRYMDEKLGKEKEKSILYWAYKNDIPIFCPALTDGSFGDMLYFFKEERGDKDLIIDIANDIVKLNNLAITAKETASIILGGSFPKHAIINANLFRGGTDYAIYITTAIPWDGSLSGAPPSEGVSWGKIKAKADYVEIWADATLVFPILVWMVMKG
- a CDS encoding YfcE family phosphodiesterase, with the translated sequence MRIMAVTDIHGRENKVKELLEHIKGQEPDLILIAGDITHFRGREAAYNVLKEFITFGKPLYAVMGNCDGKDVLELLEELHISLHNKRVEVNGVGIIGIGGSNITPFSTIWEFSEEEIWEILTKNYQGGDMVLSHVPPKNTKVDKTFVGTHAGSKSLRKFIEEKQPPLVICGHIHEAIGIDEIGETIIVNPGPLSKGHYATIDFDEEKKKVKDITLEKF